From a single Sinomonas atrocyanea genomic region:
- a CDS encoding polysaccharide deacetylase family protein, translating into MTKDIQVAFGVDVDAVAGMLGSYGGEDSPCDISRGLFSGEVGGPRLLRLFEKYSLPSTWFVPGHSIETFPDLTRMIVDAGHEIGVHGYSHENPIAMTREQETAILDRSIELIEKVSGRRPTGYVAPWWEFSPVTNEILLERGIKYDHSLMHRDFEPYYVRVGDSWKKIDYTQPAETWMEPLMRGEETDLVEIPANWYLDDLPPMMFIKASPNSHGFVSPRDIEQMWRDQFDWVYREMDQAVFTMTVHPDVSGRPQVLLMLERLIEHINSHEGVTWMQFDQIADSFLARSPRKDTSK; encoded by the coding sequence GTGACCAAGGACATTCAAGTTGCCTTCGGCGTCGACGTCGACGCTGTCGCCGGAATGCTCGGCTCCTACGGCGGCGAGGACTCGCCCTGCGACATCTCCCGCGGCCTCTTCAGCGGTGAGGTCGGAGGCCCGCGCCTGCTCCGCCTCTTCGAGAAGTACTCGCTGCCCTCGACCTGGTTCGTCCCGGGCCACTCGATCGAGACGTTCCCGGACCTCACCCGCATGATCGTCGATGCCGGGCACGAAATCGGGGTCCACGGCTACTCGCACGAGAATCCGATCGCCATGACCCGGGAGCAGGAGACGGCGATCCTCGACCGCTCGATCGAGCTCATCGAGAAGGTTTCTGGCCGGCGCCCCACGGGCTACGTCGCACCGTGGTGGGAGTTCTCCCCGGTGACCAACGAGATCCTCCTCGAGCGTGGGATCAAGTACGACCACTCGCTGATGCACCGCGACTTCGAGCCCTATTACGTCCGCGTCGGCGACAGCTGGAAGAAGATCGACTACACCCAGCCCGCCGAGACCTGGATGGAGCCGTTGATGCGGGGCGAGGAGACCGACCTCGTGGAGATCCCGGCGAACTGGTACCTCGATGACCTTCCTCCGATGATGTTCATCAAGGCATCGCCCAACTCCCACGGCTTCGTCAGCCCTCGCGACATCGAGCAGATGTGGCGCGACCAGTTCGACTGGGTCTACCGCGAGATGGACCAGGCCGTCTTCACCATGACCGTCCACCCCGACGTCTCGGGGCGCCCGCAGGTCCTCCTCATGCTCGAACGCCTGATCGAGCACATCAACAGCCACGAGGGCGTCACCTGGATGCAGTTCGACCAGATCGCCGACTCGTTCCTCGCCCGCAGCCCGCGAAAGGACACCTCGAAGTGA
- a CDS encoding asparaginase, which translates to MTTSQSEEHVVLLATGGTISSRMREDLGGAAVASDGADDLLRSVGGEQAFPVRVIDVLRLGSYALDIDDMLLVCARIQEVLADPAVVGVVVTHGTDTMEETAFLADLVHRDPRPVVFTGAQRAADSEAPDGPGNLARAIALAGSAEARGHGALLCFAGEVFPARGVRKTETVRRQAFSNPDFGLAGSVRDDGGVVLEEAARQLREPMPLPAPDAGRACRVDLVASYPGADAAHLRASLEAGAAGIVLQGTGSGNANPELCRAVADATARGVVVVTSTRVHAGPVVPVYGAGGGKDLLAAGAIPSGLLRPSQSLVLLSLLLRLGRSRADIAEAFAERGGEA; encoded by the coding sequence ATGACAACGAGCCAGAGTGAGGAGCACGTAGTGCTGCTCGCGACCGGCGGGACGATCTCCTCCCGCATGCGGGAGGACCTCGGCGGGGCCGCCGTCGCGTCCGACGGTGCGGACGACCTGCTCCGCAGCGTCGGCGGCGAGCAGGCCTTCCCGGTCCGCGTGATCGACGTCCTGCGCCTCGGCTCGTATGCCCTCGACATCGACGACATGCTCTTGGTGTGCGCCCGGATCCAGGAGGTCCTGGCCGATCCGGCTGTGGTGGGCGTCGTCGTGACCCATGGCACAGACACCATGGAAGAGACCGCCTTCCTCGCAGACCTCGTGCACCGCGATCCGCGTCCGGTTGTCTTCACGGGCGCCCAGCGCGCTGCAGACTCGGAGGCACCGGACGGCCCCGGCAACCTCGCCCGCGCCATCGCGCTTGCGGGATCGGCAGAGGCCCGGGGGCACGGAGCGCTGCTCTGTTTCGCAGGGGAGGTCTTCCCTGCGCGCGGAGTGCGCAAGACCGAGACTGTGCGCCGGCAGGCCTTCAGCAACCCGGACTTCGGACTCGCCGGAAGCGTCAGGGATGACGGCGGCGTCGTCCTCGAGGAGGCGGCGCGCCAGCTGCGGGAGCCGATGCCGCTGCCTGCCCCTGACGCAGGCCGCGCCTGCCGCGTCGATCTGGTCGCGTCCTACCCCGGTGCCGACGCTGCCCACCTGAGGGCGTCCCTCGAGGCCGGCGCTGCGGGGATCGTCCTGCAGGGCACGGGCAGCGGGAACGCCAATCCCGAGCTGTGCCGGGCGGTGGCAGACGCGACGGCGCGGGGCGTCGTCGTCGTCACCAGCACCCGCGTGCACGCAGGCCCCGTTGTCCCGGTGTACGGCGCCGGCGGCGGAAAGGACCTGCTCGCGGCGGGGGCGATCCCCTCGGGCCTCCTCCGTCCGTCCCAGTCGCTCGTGCTCCTGTCCCTCCTCCTGCGGCTCGGCAGGTCGCGCGCGGACATCGCCGAGGCCTTCGCCGAGAGAGGAGGCGAGGCCTGA